The Ensifer adhaerens genome contains a region encoding:
- a CDS encoding NADP-dependent oxidoreductase, translating to MNSTKMKALVLTRYRGSDAAELRDVRRPRAARGEVLVRVHAAGLNPVDYKTRDGMLKVVQRYPLPVVMGNELSGVVEELGEGVASFAPGDRVFARMPKDTMGGLAEYAVVPEQFLAKMPASIDFNTAAGVPLAGLTALQALRDELHVGRGSRIFIPGGAGGVGTFAIQLAKWLGAEVTTTASPRGRALVEALGADVVIDYTKERFEERLRDMDGAFDLLGGETLLKSFGVVKRGGKVVSIAGMPEPETARKDLGRGLFLRALFWLASYKIRAVARKHGVSYRYLFMHPDGAELAELAGLIDAGTVRPVIDRVFALNDVAEAFAYLESGRAKGKVVVEIAGVTA from the coding sequence ATGAATTCTACCAAGATGAAGGCCTTGGTCCTTACGAGATATCGTGGTTCCGATGCCGCGGAGTTGCGCGACGTGCGGCGCCCACGCGCAGCGCGCGGCGAGGTGCTTGTCCGAGTGCATGCCGCCGGCCTCAATCCGGTCGACTACAAGACGCGCGACGGCATGCTGAAAGTCGTCCAGCGCTATCCCTTGCCTGTCGTCATGGGCAACGAACTCTCAGGCGTCGTCGAGGAACTGGGAGAAGGCGTCGCGTCGTTTGCGCCGGGCGACCGGGTCTTTGCGCGCATGCCCAAAGACACCATGGGGGGCCTTGCTGAGTATGCCGTCGTGCCCGAACAATTCCTGGCGAAGATGCCTGCATCGATCGACTTCAACACGGCAGCCGGCGTGCCGCTTGCCGGCCTTACCGCCTTGCAGGCGCTGCGCGACGAGCTTCATGTGGGGCGGGGCAGCCGGATCTTCATCCCCGGTGGCGCCGGCGGTGTGGGTACTTTCGCCATTCAGCTGGCGAAATGGCTGGGCGCGGAGGTCACGACGACCGCATCGCCCCGCGGCCGCGCGCTGGTCGAGGCGCTCGGCGCCGACGTGGTGATCGACTACACGAAGGAGCGCTTCGAGGAGCGCTTGCGCGACATGGACGGCGCCTTCGATCTGCTGGGCGGCGAGACGCTCCTAAAATCCTTCGGCGTCGTCAAGCGCGGCGGCAAGGTGGTTTCCATCGCCGGCATGCCCGAGCCCGAAACCGCGCGAAAGGATCTCGGCCGCGGGCTGTTCCTCAGGGCGCTGTTCTGGCTTGCGTCCTATAAGATACGCGCCGTCGCCCGGAAACACGGCGTCTCCTACCGCTACCTCTTCATGCATCCTGATGGTGCCGAGCTTGCCGAACTCGCAGGCCTCATCGACGCCGGGACGGTCAGGCCGGTGATCGACCGCGTGTTTGCACTGAACGATGTCGCCGAAGCCTTCGCCTATCTGGAATCCGGTCGCGCCAAGGGCAAGGTGGTGGTGGAGATTGCGGGCGTCACTGCGTGA
- the ilvN gene encoding acetolactate synthase small subunit, translating into MNAHLQPTGSAYFIAKETEVAETHTLSVLVDNEPGVLARVIGLFSGRGYNIESLTVSETEHEAHLSRITIVTRGTPHVLDQIKNQLERLVPVHRVVDLTVRAASLGHDRPIERELALVKVHGSGDHRVEALRLADAFRASVIDANIDHFVFEITGKPSKIEQFIAIMKPLGLIEVCRTGIAAMNRGPQGM; encoded by the coding sequence ATGAACGCACACCTTCAACCGACCGGCTCCGCCTACTTCATCGCCAAGGAGACCGAAGTCGCCGAAACCCACACGCTTTCGGTTCTCGTCGACAACGAACCGGGCGTCCTTGCCCGCGTCATAGGCCTGTTCTCCGGTCGCGGCTACAACATCGAGAGCCTCACGGTTTCGGAAACGGAACACGAGGCGCACCTGTCGCGCATCACCATCGTGACGCGCGGCACGCCGCACGTGCTCGACCAGATCAAGAACCAGCTGGAACGGCTGGTTCCGGTCCACCGCGTCGTCGACCTGACCGTGCGCGCCGCCAGCCTGGGCCACGACCGGCCGATCGAACGCGAACTGGCGCTCGTCAAGGTACACGGCTCGGGCGACCACCGCGTCGAGGCTCTGCGCCTTGCCGACGCCTTCCGCGCCTCGGTCATCGACGCCAACATCGATCACTTCGTCTTCGAAATCACCGGCAAGCCGTCGAAGATCGAGCAGTTCATCGCCATCATGAAGCCGCTCGGCCTCATCGAGGTCTGCCGCACCGGCATCGCAGCGATGAACCGCGGCCCGCAGGGCATGTGA
- a CDS encoding acetolactate synthase 3 large subunit: MSGTENQMTGAEIVLQALKDNGVEHIFGYPGGAVLPIYDEIHQQDDIQHILVRHEQGAGHMAEGYARSTGKVGVMLVTSGPGATNAVTPLQDALMDSIPLVCISGQVPTSLIGSDAFQECDTIGITRPCTKHNWLVRDVNDLARIIHEAFRVAQSGRPGPVVVDIPKDVQFATGTYTPPSAVPTQKSYQPKKQGDLKKIEEAVELMRNARQPIIYSGGGVINSGPEASHLLRELVELTGFPITSTLMGLGAYPASGKAWLGMLGMHGTYEANMAMHDCDVMICIGARFDDRITGRLNAFSPNSKKIHIDIDPSSINKNVRVDVPILGDVGTVLEDMVRLWRAASKSTDKARLSDWWEMITKWRARNSLAYAPNDDVIMPQYAIQRLYELSKDRDTYITTEVGQHQMWAAQFFGFEQPNRWMTSGGLGTMGYGFPAAIGVQVAHPNSLVVDIAGDASIQMCIQEMSCAVQYGLPVKIFILNNQYMGMVRQWQQLLHGNRLSHSYTEAMPDFVKLAEAYGGVGIRCDKPSELDAAIRKMIDTPAPVIFDCRVANLANCFPMIPSGKAHNEMLLPDEATDEAVANAIDAKGRQLV; encoded by the coding sequence ATGAGCGGTACAGAAAACCAGATGACAGGCGCGGAGATCGTTCTCCAGGCACTGAAGGACAATGGCGTCGAGCATATCTTCGGCTATCCCGGTGGCGCCGTGCTTCCGATCTACGACGAAATCCACCAGCAGGACGATATCCAGCACATCCTCGTTCGCCACGAGCAGGGCGCCGGCCACATGGCCGAAGGCTATGCCCGCTCCACCGGCAAGGTCGGCGTCATGCTGGTCACCTCCGGCCCAGGTGCTACCAATGCAGTGACGCCGCTGCAGGACGCGCTGATGGATTCGATCCCGCTCGTCTGCATCTCCGGCCAGGTTCCGACCTCGCTGATCGGCTCCGACGCCTTCCAGGAATGCGACACGATCGGCATCACCCGGCCTTGCACCAAGCACAACTGGCTGGTTCGCGACGTCAACGATCTCGCCCGCATCATCCATGAGGCCTTCCGCGTCGCCCAGTCCGGCCGTCCGGGCCCGGTCGTTGTCGATATCCCGAAGGACGTCCAGTTTGCGACCGGCACCTACACGCCGCCGTCTGCCGTCCCGACCCAGAAGAGCTACCAGCCGAAGAAGCAGGGCGATCTGAAGAAGATCGAGGAAGCGGTCGAACTGATGCGCAATGCGCGCCAGCCGATCATCTATTCCGGCGGCGGCGTCATCAACTCCGGCCCTGAAGCCTCGCATCTGCTGCGCGAATTGGTCGAGCTCACCGGTTTCCCGATCACCTCGACGCTGATGGGGCTTGGCGCCTATCCGGCCTCCGGCAAGGCCTGGCTCGGCATGCTCGGCATGCACGGCACCTATGAGGCCAACATGGCGATGCATGACTGCGACGTCATGATCTGCATCGGCGCCCGCTTCGACGACCGCATCACCGGCCGCCTCAACGCGTTTTCGCCGAACTCCAAGAAGATCCACATCGACATCGACCCGTCGTCGATCAACAAGAACGTCCGCGTCGACGTGCCGATCCTCGGCGATGTCGGCACGGTTCTGGAAGACATGGTTCGCCTCTGGCGCGCCGCTTCCAAGTCGACCGACAAGGCACGTCTCTCGGACTGGTGGGAGATGATCACGAAGTGGCGCGCCCGCAATTCGCTCGCCTATGCGCCGAACGACGACGTCATCATGCCGCAATATGCGATCCAGCGGCTCTATGAGCTGAGCAAGGACCGCGACACCTACATCACCACGGAAGTCGGCCAGCATCAGATGTGGGCAGCCCAGTTCTTCGGCTTCGAGCAGCCGAACCGCTGGATGACCTCGGGCGGCCTCGGCACCATGGGCTACGGCTTCCCGGCGGCGATCGGCGTGCAGGTCGCGCACCCGAACAGCCTCGTCGTCGACATCGCCGGTGACGCCTCGATCCAGATGTGCATCCAGGAAATGTCCTGCGCGGTCCAGTACGGCCTGCCGGTCAAGATCTTCATCCTCAACAACCAGTACATGGGCATGGTGCGCCAGTGGCAGCAGCTGCTTCACGGCAACCGCCTGTCGCATTCCTACACCGAAGCGATGCCTGACTTCGTCAAGCTGGCGGAAGCCTATGGCGGCGTCGGCATCCGTTGCGACAAGCCGAGCGAGCTCGACGCAGCGATCCGCAAGATGATCGACACGCCGGCGCCGGTTATCTTCGATTGCCGCGTCGCCAACCTCGCCAACTGCTTCCCGATGATCCCCTCGGGCAAGGCCCACAACGAGATGCTGTTGCCCGACGAAGCCACGGACGAAGCGGTCGCCAACGCGATCGACGCCAAGGGCCGTCAGCTGGTCTGA
- a CDS encoding MATE family efflux transporter: MSKDTSKPNAYLTAPLGAIFLKTALPIIFVMSMNGLLTVADAIMLGIYVGAEAVGAVTTVFPIFILTVALATLVVSGMASLLARHLGAGRFAEARGVFAGAHILALTIAVALVALFAALGDRLVLTLTNGPGPLASMAERYIAIIIFCAPVQFLLAVQSDALRCEGRAGLMAGLSLLVSLANLALNYVLIALLDMGVAGSATGTVLAQLLALGLIVLFRLFGRTELRLSALLRHNPLTGWSRMIALGSPQSLGFIGMALVSVTIMAALQKTAAENYATTVAAYGIITRIMTFALLPLLGLSQAMQAIVGNNVGAGLADRAERMLRLGMLVAFFYCLAVEVLLLGFARPIGATFVDNDAVIADVARIMPVMVAMYVLSGPLIMLGSYFQAIGDARRAAILGLAKPYLFTMPLVALYASSFGEPGIWFAMPTADALLLAVALLVLWQASRQRPATAPSG, encoded by the coding sequence ATGTCCAAGGACACCTCCAAGCCGAATGCCTACTTGACCGCGCCGCTCGGCGCGATCTTCTTGAAAACGGCGCTGCCGATCATCTTCGTCATGAGCATGAACGGGCTGTTGACGGTGGCCGATGCCATCATGCTCGGCATCTATGTCGGCGCCGAAGCCGTCGGCGCCGTGACCACGGTGTTTCCGATCTTCATTCTCACCGTGGCGTTGGCCACCCTCGTCGTCAGCGGCATGGCGAGCCTGCTTGCCCGCCATCTCGGCGCCGGCCGCTTTGCTGAAGCCCGCGGCGTCTTCGCCGGCGCCCACATACTGGCGCTGACGATCGCTGTTGCACTGGTCGCGCTGTTCGCAGCCTTAGGCGACCGCCTGGTGCTGACGCTCACCAATGGTCCGGGGCCGCTCGCCAGCATGGCCGAGCGCTATATCGCGATCATCATCTTTTGCGCGCCCGTCCAGTTCCTGCTGGCGGTGCAATCGGACGCGCTCCGATGCGAGGGACGCGCCGGGCTGATGGCCGGCCTCAGCCTGCTGGTCTCGCTCGCAAACCTTGCCCTCAATTATGTGCTGATCGCGCTGCTGGACATGGGTGTCGCGGGGTCCGCGACCGGCACCGTGCTGGCGCAGCTCCTCGCGCTCGGCCTCATCGTCCTCTTCCGCCTGTTCGGACGCACGGAACTGCGGCTCTCCGCCCTCCTCCGGCATAACCCGCTGACGGGATGGAGCCGCATGATCGCGCTGGGCAGCCCCCAGAGCCTCGGCTTCATCGGCATGGCGCTGGTGTCGGTGACGATCATGGCGGCGCTGCAGAAGACGGCGGCCGAAAACTACGCCACCACGGTCGCCGCCTACGGCATCATCACCCGCATCATGACCTTCGCGCTGCTGCCGCTCTTGGGCCTGAGCCAGGCGATGCAGGCGATCGTCGGCAACAATGTCGGCGCCGGCCTCGCGGACCGGGCAGAAAGGATGCTGCGGCTTGGCATGCTTGTGGCGTTCTTCTACTGCCTCGCCGTCGAGGTGCTGCTCCTCGGCTTTGCCAGGCCGATTGGCGCGACCTTCGTCGACAACGATGCGGTCATCGCTGACGTCGCGCGCATCATGCCGGTGATGGTCGCGATGTACGTCTTATCCGGACCGCTGATCATGCTCGGCAGCTATTTCCAGGCGATCGGCGATGCGCGCCGGGCGGCGATCCTGGGGCTTGCCAAGCCCTATCTCTTCACCATGCCGCTGGTCGCACTCTACGCGTCGAGCTTTGGCGAACCCGGCATCTGGTTCGCCATGCCGACTGCAGACGCGCTGCTTCTCGCGGTCGCGCTGCTGGTGTTGTGGCAGGCCTCGCGCCAACGACCCGCAACGGCTCCGTCAGGCTGA
- a CDS encoding TetR/AcrR family transcriptional regulator, which yields MPAKKGAAEKGGAEKRPAEKDGRRRDANATRAAILESARSAFIASGYEGAGVREIAEGAGVTAMLINRYFGSKEGLFAEVLSTANQRPIIATPETLSAPDRAARIASALLKVTEPEATALDGFLIMLRSISNERAVDIARQVVESHHQKNVTEALSGPDAGQRAALLMSLVAGVQIMRQVVGLEALNKGHDAELERLLGDLVARLVDE from the coding sequence ATGCCTGCCAAAAAGGGGGCTGCTGAAAAAGGGGGCGCAGAAAAGCGGCCTGCCGAAAAGGACGGGCGCCGCCGCGACGCGAACGCCACGCGCGCCGCAATTCTTGAGTCCGCACGCTCCGCCTTCATCGCCTCGGGATATGAAGGCGCCGGTGTGCGCGAGATCGCTGAAGGGGCCGGGGTTACGGCGATGCTGATCAACCGCTATTTCGGTTCAAAGGAGGGGCTCTTTGCCGAAGTGCTTTCGACCGCCAACCAACGGCCGATCATCGCCACGCCGGAGACGCTCAGCGCACCGGACCGGGCAGCGCGCATCGCAAGCGCGCTTTTGAAGGTGACGGAGCCGGAGGCAACCGCGCTCGACGGCTTCCTCATCATGCTCCGCTCGATCTCCAACGAGCGTGCGGTCGATATCGCGCGACAGGTGGTCGAAAGCCACCACCAGAAGAACGTCACTGAGGCGCTTTCAGGCCCGGATGCAGGTCAGCGCGCGGCGCTGCTGATGTCGCTCGTCGCCGGCGTGCAGATCATGCGCCAGGTGGTGGGGCTGGAAGCGCTGAATAAGGGGCATGACGCCGAGCTCGAGCGCCTGCTCGGTGATCTCGTCGCCAGGCTTGTCGATGAATAG
- a CDS encoding class I SAM-dependent methyltransferase has protein sequence MTSICAYGDSLHFFRSWLADPLRVASVTPSSRSLARLITREIDPRYGPVLELGPGTGVFTRALIERGVREEDLVLVESGPDFAAVLKARFPASTILSIDAARLADGHSEIPAGIGAAVSGLPLLSMPTRKVMAILSGIFLHMRPGGHLYQFTYGPRCPIPRPLLDRLGLRARRIGGTIRNFPPASVYRISRRKPFAAMGRTCD, from the coding sequence GTGACCAGCATTTGCGCCTATGGCGATAGCCTGCATTTCTTCCGCTCCTGGCTCGCAGATCCACTGCGCGTCGCCTCGGTCACGCCGTCCTCCCGGTCGCTTGCCCGGTTGATCACGCGCGAGATCGACCCTCGCTATGGCCCGGTGCTCGAACTCGGTCCCGGCACCGGTGTCTTCACGCGCGCGTTGATCGAGCGGGGCGTGCGCGAGGAAGACCTTGTGCTGGTCGAATCCGGCCCTGACTTTGCAGCCGTCCTGAAGGCGCGTTTCCCGGCCTCCACCATTCTTTCGATCGACGCGGCGCGGCTTGCCGATGGTCATTCCGAAATTCCCGCAGGCATCGGCGCTGCGGTCAGCGGCCTGCCGCTGCTCTCCATGCCCACCCGCAAGGTTATGGCAATCCTTTCCGGTATTTTCCTGCACATGCGGCCGGGTGGCCATCTCTACCAGTTCACCTACGGTCCGCGCTGCCCCATCCCGCGGCCGCTGCTCGACCGGCTCGGCCTTCGCGCCCGGCGCATCGGCGGCACCATCAGAAACTTCCCGCCCGCCTCCGTCTACCGGATCAGCCGGCGCAAACCCTTCGCGGCCATGGGCAGGACCTGCGACTGA
- a CDS encoding NAD-dependent epimerase/dehydratase family protein translates to MNECVLVTGGTGFVARWCIVSLLEGGYHVRATLRDLAKADAVRRSIAAVSDATDRLSFARADLTGDDGWAEAMEGCTYVLHVASPLGGIPGGGRDAYVTPAREGTLRVLSAAVDAGVRRVVMTSAAATTRPPLDSGLASDETRWADPDDPQFDNYRVSKILAERAAWKFMEGKATEFATVLPGAVFGPVLSSENLGSVKIIGDLAGGRPRFLPRLGFWVVDVRDLADLHVTAMTAPEAAGERFLAAGDFQWMEEIAATLRLGLGVDGRKVPTRRLPTALVRLLAPLSADLKPLAPLLGRKFALSSDKARRLLGFAPRSVNATILDCARSLIAAGGR, encoded by the coding sequence ATGAATGAATGTGTTCTTGTCACCGGCGGCACCGGCTTCGTCGCCCGCTGGTGCATCGTATCTCTGCTCGAAGGCGGATACCACGTTCGCGCCACCTTGCGCGATCTCGCAAAGGCCGACGCCGTCAGGCGCTCGATCGCCGCCGTCAGCGACGCGACAGACCGACTGTCCTTCGCCAGGGCCGATCTGACCGGAGATGACGGCTGGGCCGAGGCGATGGAGGGCTGCACCTATGTCCTGCACGTCGCGTCGCCGCTCGGCGGCATTCCCGGCGGCGGCCGCGACGCCTATGTTACGCCGGCCCGCGAAGGCACGCTGCGGGTGCTTTCCGCCGCCGTCGATGCGGGCGTCCGGCGTGTGGTGATGACTTCGGCAGCCGCCACGACCCGGCCGCCGCTGGACTCAGGCCTTGCCAGCGACGAGACGCGCTGGGCCGACCCCGACGACCCACAATTTGACAATTACCGGGTCTCCAAGATCCTCGCCGAGCGTGCCGCCTGGAAGTTCATGGAGGGCAAGGCGACGGAGTTCGCCACGGTGCTGCCCGGCGCCGTCTTCGGTCCGGTGCTTTCGAGCGAAAATCTCGGCTCGGTGAAGATCATCGGGGACCTCGCTGGCGGCCGGCCGCGGTTCCTGCCGCGCCTCGGTTTCTGGGTGGTGGACGTACGCGATCTCGCCGACCTGCACGTCACCGCCATGACCGCGCCTGAGGCCGCAGGCGAACGCTTTCTCGCCGCCGGCGACTTCCAATGGATGGAGGAGATCGCCGCCACGCTACGCCTGGGCCTCGGCGTCGATGGCCGCAAGGTGCCGACGCGACGGCTGCCGACCGCGCTCGTGCGGCTGCTGGCCCCGCTCAGCGCCGATTTGAAGCCGCTGGCCCCGCTGCTCGGTCGCAAATTTGCACTGTCATCCGACAAAGCCCGGCGCCTGCTTGGCTTTGCGCCGAGGTCCGTGAACGCCACCATCCTCGACTGCGCCCGCAGCCTGATTGCGGCCGGCGGGCGCTGA
- the cax gene encoding calcium/proton exchanger encodes MSDAIAYFRRTPILWLIVFVPIAIAGEHIWPDAHTLLFLLSVAAIVPLAALLSQATEAVAARTGDTVGALLNATLGNLTELVIALMALAAGQYLLVKASIAGAIVTNTLFMLGGSFLLGGLKFHLQEFNRVNARFLASLLFMATIAVLVPSLIGAADGQPQTAFTQQLSAGLSVLLIITYGLWMLFSLKTHRELFVSATSEHGGDEPHWPLATGIIVLLVVTVLVALVSEVFVGSVQVAAEELGMTPAFVGFVVVALVGAAAEMATAFSAARKDRLDLSVGIALGSAVQIALFVAPLLVLLSYVLGPQPMDLQFWPGAIVMMLVATMAATLLSNGGRSAWYMGVLALTVYVIFAMTLFLLPPQV; translated from the coding sequence ATGAGCGATGCAATTGCCTATTTTCGTCGGACACCCATACTCTGGCTGATCGTCTTCGTGCCGATCGCGATCGCCGGCGAGCACATCTGGCCGGACGCCCATACGCTGCTCTTCCTGCTGTCGGTGGCGGCGATCGTGCCGCTGGCGGCGCTCCTGAGCCAGGCGACGGAGGCGGTTGCGGCCCGCACCGGCGACACGGTCGGCGCGCTCTTGAATGCAACGCTCGGCAACCTGACCGAGCTCGTCATCGCCCTGATGGCGCTTGCTGCCGGCCAGTATCTGCTGGTCAAGGCCTCGATCGCCGGCGCGATCGTCACCAACACGCTGTTCATGCTGGGTGGTTCGTTTCTGCTCGGCGGGCTCAAGTTTCACCTGCAGGAGTTCAACCGGGTGAATGCGCGCTTTCTGGCGAGCCTCCTGTTCATGGCGACGATCGCCGTACTCGTGCCTTCGCTGATCGGTGCTGCCGACGGCCAGCCGCAGACGGCTTTCACCCAACAGCTGAGCGCCGGCCTCTCCGTCCTTCTCATCATCACCTATGGGCTCTGGATGCTGTTTTCGCTGAAGACCCATCGCGAGCTGTTCGTCTCGGCCACCTCTGAGCATGGCGGTGATGAACCGCACTGGCCGCTGGCGACGGGCATCATCGTGCTGCTGGTGGTGACCGTTCTTGTGGCGCTCGTCAGCGAAGTTTTCGTCGGCTCGGTGCAGGTTGCGGCCGAAGAGCTTGGCATGACGCCGGCCTTCGTCGGCTTCGTCGTCGTCGCGCTCGTCGGTGCTGCGGCCGAGATGGCGACGGCTTTTTCCGCTGCGCGCAAGGATCGGCTGGACCTGAGCGTCGGCATAGCGCTCGGCAGCGCCGTGCAGATTGCGCTCTTCGTCGCGCCGCTGCTGGTGCTTCTGAGCTACGTGCTCGGGCCGCAGCCGATGGACCTGCAGTTCTGGCCGGGGGCGATCGTGATGATGCTGGTCGCGACCATGGCCGCGACGCTGCTTTCCAACGGCGGGCGGTCTGCCTGGTACATGGGCGTGCTGGCGCTCACCGTCTACGTGATCTTCGCCATGACGCTGTTCCTGCTGCCGCCGCAGGTGTAG
- a CDS encoding Lrp/AsnC family transcriptional regulator, whose amino-acid sequence MAVDRSALDPTDIAIIEVLQEDGRIAISELGRRIGLSQPATSERVKRLEERGIISGYGARIDAARLGLGMMAVIRLKTTHEHIRACLKQFSEMPQVIEVLRLTGEDCFLLKVLVPTPGELETIVDTIARYGAVTTSLVLSGEPEKPIGRALIQRV is encoded by the coding sequence ATGGCGGTTGACCGTTCTGCCCTCGACCCGACCGATATCGCGATCATCGAGGTATTGCAGGAAGACGGACGCATCGCGATCTCGGAGCTCGGGCGGCGTATCGGTCTGTCGCAGCCGGCGACCTCGGAGCGGGTCAAGCGGCTGGAGGAGCGCGGCATCATTTCCGGTTATGGCGCACGCATCGATGCGGCACGCCTCGGGCTTGGCATGATGGCGGTGATCCGCCTGAAGACGACGCACGAACATATCCGTGCCTGCCTCAAGCAGTTTTCCGAGATGCCGCAGGTGATCGAGGTGCTGCGGCTGACCGGCGAGGACTGTTTCCTTCTCAAGGTGCTGGTGCCGACGCCGGGCGAGCTTGAAACGATCGTCGACACGATCGCGCGCTATGGCGCCGTGACGACGTCGCTTGTCTTGAGCGGCGAGCCGGAAAAGCCGATCGGGCGGGCGCTGATCCAGCGGGTCTGA
- a CDS encoding RBBP9/YdeN family alpha/beta hydrolase, which produces MNDIIILPGIGGSGEAHWQTRWENADPHLRRFQPGDWDRPQLADWIQALDSAIASASEPPLLAAHSLACLLVAHWHAVRTRPVAGAFLVAVPDPTSAAFPAEAASFAKVPTERFRFPSLIVASSNDPFGTIGYAQMRAAQWGSRFAEAGAVAHINGKSGLSDWPEGRALFRSFAQCIKPSEG; this is translated from the coding sequence ATGAACGATATCATCATCCTGCCCGGCATCGGCGGTTCCGGCGAGGCGCACTGGCAAACCCGATGGGAGAATGCAGACCCTCACTTGCGCCGTTTCCAACCGGGCGATTGGGATCGTCCGCAGCTTGCCGACTGGATCCAGGCGCTCGACAGCGCCATTGCCTCAGCAAGCGAGCCACCCCTTCTCGCCGCCCACAGCCTTGCCTGTCTGCTCGTCGCCCATTGGCATGCGGTCCGCACCCGTCCTGTCGCCGGCGCTTTTCTCGTGGCGGTTCCCGATCCGACGTCTGCGGCCTTCCCGGCGGAGGCTGCCAGCTTCGCCAAGGTCCCGACGGAACGCTTCCGTTTTCCCTCCCTTATCGTCGCGAGTTCCAACGACCCCTTCGGCACCATCGGCTACGCGCAGATGCGGGCGGCGCAATGGGGCAGCCGGTTCGCCGAAGCCGGCGCCGTCGCCCATATCAACGGCAAGAGCGGGTTGAGTGACTGGCCGGAAGGGCGGGCGCTGTTCCGGTCGTTTGCTCAGTGCATCAAACCATCGGAGGGCTGA
- a CDS encoding ABZJ_00895 family protein, with amino-acid sequence MTPTVSLTPYYRYFALVCLALTGVCVAGMFAYETLVGPIPKGTAYGVWFAQTLSSATATASRFVQRHRRCPTEEEKAKLARVSLGLATAISILPGVAIAAWVYVMAFVFGDPGYEIAYYVNRQQFVSLLMSLDMVLCLVIAGGMALLLTVSYFMMRWQYGSSARRMAGRLSL; translated from the coding sequence ATGACGCCGACCGTGTCGCTGACGCCATATTACCGCTACTTCGCCCTCGTTTGCCTGGCGTTGACAGGAGTCTGCGTGGCCGGGATGTTCGCCTACGAGACCCTTGTTGGCCCGATACCGAAGGGAACTGCATACGGCGTCTGGTTTGCGCAGACATTGTCATCGGCTACCGCCACAGCCAGCCGTTTCGTGCAAAGGCATCGCCGATGCCCGACGGAAGAAGAGAAAGCGAAACTGGCCCGCGTCTCCTTGGGCTTAGCCACGGCAATTAGCATTCTGCCGGGTGTTGCAATTGCTGCTTGGGTCTACGTCATGGCGTTTGTATTTGGCGACCCAGGCTATGAGATCGCCTACTACGTCAACCGGCAGCAGTTCGTCTCCCTGCTGATGTCTCTGGACATGGTTCTCTGTCTCGTGATCGCAGGCGGTATGGCCCTCCTCCTGACCGTCTCGTACTTCATGATGCGCTGGCAGTACGGTAGCTCGGCGAGGAGGATGGCCGGCCGGCTATCGCTCTGA